The proteins below come from a single Nocardiopsis gilva YIM 90087 genomic window:
- the pyrR gene encoding bifunctional pyr operon transcriptional regulator/uracil phosphoribosyltransferase PyrR, with protein sequence MCAQKRTEGDARTAHTADPPKTADHGDSKTVLEGPEIQRALTRIAHEVLERTKGGEDVTLLGIPTRGVPLAGRLAQRIERVEDRAVPWGSLDITMYRDDLRLAPARALGRTDIPAEGIDGRVVVLVDDVLFSGRTVRAALDALNDLGRPRAVQLATLVDRGHRELPIRADYVGKNLPTSLRENVTVLLDELDGRDAVVLGPAKPRPGAEDDN encoded by the coding sequence CGCAGATCCGCCGAAAACCGCCGACCACGGCGACTCCAAGACCGTTCTCGAAGGACCCGAGATCCAGCGGGCGCTCACCCGTATCGCCCACGAGGTCCTCGAACGCACCAAGGGCGGAGAAGACGTCACCCTACTGGGAATTCCCACCCGGGGCGTCCCGCTCGCCGGACGACTCGCACAGCGCATCGAGCGCGTCGAGGACCGCGCCGTCCCCTGGGGGTCGCTGGACATCACCATGTACCGCGACGACCTCCGACTGGCACCCGCGCGGGCGCTCGGCCGCACCGACATTCCGGCCGAAGGCATCGACGGCCGCGTCGTCGTCCTCGTCGACGACGTCCTGTTCTCCGGACGCACCGTCCGCGCCGCCCTCGACGCCCTCAACGACCTGGGCCGCCCGCGCGCCGTCCAGCTCGCCACCCTCGTCGACCGCGGCCACCGCGAGCTGCCGATCCGCGCCGACTACGTCGGCAAGAACCTGCCGACCTCGCTCCGCGAGAACGTCACGGTCCTGCTCGACGAACTCGACGGCCGCGACGCCGTCGTGCTCGGCCCCGCCAAGCCCCGTCCCGGAGCGGAGGACGACAACTGA